DNA sequence from the Podospora pseudocomata strain CBS 415.72m chromosome 2 map unlocalized CBS415.72m_2.2, whole genome shotgun sequence genome:
gtgtgtgtgtgtgtgtgtgtgtgtgtgtgtgtcccTGGCCAAGATAGGTAGCTCCGCCTCGATCTTTGTAGATCTGCCTcgtccccccttttctttttctttttttctttttttctttttttctccgtTTCCTGCTTTTAGTTACTCAGTTCGAGATCAACAAACTCACCAAACTTCAAAATGTCCCACGTTTCCCCAGTTGGGCTCTTCGCCCACGACTCTACCGCTCCTCCTGCCAGCAACAGAGTTCTGCCTCTGTTTTCCCTCGCTGGAAAGACCGCCATCGTCTCGGGCGCCACAGCTGGTATCGGTTACGCTGTTGCTCAGGGGTTCGCCGAAGCGGGCGCCAACGTGGCGATATGGTACAACTccaagaaggagcaggcTGAGGCTGCCGCAGCCGAGATCGAGAAGGACTTTGGCGTCAAGTGTAAGCCCCTTTCTCAGTCACCTaccttcaccaccatggaAACCTGACACACAACCTTCCCAAACAGGCAAAGCCTACCACGTAAACGTCGCCTCCTTCcccgccgtctcctcggccatcaacgaccacatcctccccgaGTTCAACTCCCGCCTCGACATATTCGTCGCCAACTCGGGCATCGCCTGGGAAGACGGCCCCATGCTCGACGGCGCGGCCGAGGACCGCATCAAGCGCTACAAGCAAatcatcgacaccaacctcgacggCACCTTCTACTGCGCCAGAGTGGCCGGGGAGATCTTCCGCCGGCAGAAGCAAGAGGGGCTTCTCGAGGGGTTCACCTACGGCAGCTTCATTGCTACGGCGAGCATGAGCGGGAGCATTGTGAACATCCCCCAGCTGCAGACGGCGTATAATGCGAGCAAGGCGGGCGTGATTCACTTGGTCAAGAGTCTGGCGGTGGAGTGGGTTGGTTTTGCGAGGGCGAACACGGTGAGCCCGGGGTACATTGTTACGGAGATTAGCAAGTTTTGCGATGAGGGGACGAAGAGGGCTTGGAGAGATAAGATTccgatggggagggaggggatgccAAATGAGTTGAAGGGGGCGTATTTGTATCTGGCGAGCGATGCGGCTTCGTATACTACGGGGATtgatttggtggtggatggtgggtATTGCGCTCCTTGAGGGGCTTCATACAGAAACAGAGTTCAGTTTCTGATGTTCAATGCTCGGACTTGATTTGGTGTAAGTCAATGGACTGGTGCCAACTGGCAGTCAGCTGCTGCCGGTGAACCCCTAATATATGCCTTGGCAAGCCAGATTCCAGACCGACCCAACCTCACCGCTGAGGCTCCAAAAGTCTGGAGCCTTGTGCTACCTGCCGATAACGTTCTCTCACTTCGGGCACGCGATAGCATTTACATCAAGTTGCCTGTGCCCCGTGTCTACCTCCAGTGTTCCAGACGTATTTACTTGACAAAAGACTCTCTGTTTGGGCCTTCTGAATGGGCCAGACCCGAGCGGATTTTTAGCAGAAGCGGGCCTCTCTTATTCTCCCCCCCACTGTAGAGCCAGGGGACCGTGATAGTGTTAAAAGTTGGGTGGATTATACCTTTGAATAACTGTATCGTTGGTGATTTGCTTTGAAAGCAACAAACGCCAGAGGGAGGCAAAAAAACCACGAGACCCGATTCCGCCTTTCTCAGCTTTCTGGAAAAGCCAGTCTCGTCCCAACCACAGCTCACCTCCCGCCAATTCGGTGAAACAACCAAGgtacccctcccctcctcccgccgcccCAGCAGCTTTCTGGAGCTCGCCCACACCCACTCTCCTTGCTCCTTCGCAAGAGGACCAACTGGGAAAGtcgcctctctctctccgaCCGCCGACCGCCCAACTGCTGCTTGCCTTCAGC
Encoded proteins:
- the SOU1 gene encoding Sorbose reductase sou1 (COG:Q; EggNog:ENOG503NXQY) produces the protein MSHVSPVGLFAHDSTAPPASNRVLPLFSLAGKTAIVSGATAGIGYAVAQGFAEAGANVAIWYNSKKEQAEAAAAEIEKDFGVKCKAYHVNVASFPAVSSAINDHILPEFNSRLDIFVANSGIAWEDGPMLDGAAEDRIKRYKQIIDTNLDGTFYCARVAGEIFRRQKQEGLLEGFTYGSFIATASMSGSIVNIPQLQTAYNASKAGVIHLVKSLAVEWVGFARANTVSPGYIVTEISKFCDEGTKRAWRDKIPMGREGMPNELKGAYLYLASDAASYTTGIDLVVDGGYCAP